In Acidobacteriota bacterium, one genomic interval encodes:
- a CDS encoding acyl-CoA dehydrogenase family protein: MTDDREIDELGRKVRALALRAEGMAEPRTPAEEDAEARRLVALLAREGLLDHERLSNRAVCAIREALAYQSGIADVAFVMQGLGSGAIARAGTLGQRAEYLPHLAGGASIAAIALTEAGAGSDLTLIATRARRDGDAYVVDGDKTLISNAGLADVYTLFARTADDPRGGLSAFIVRGDDAGLRVTERFQGLAPHPIGSLGFTGCRIPAARRLGDEGDGFAIAMKVLDFYRPTVGAAAVGMARRALDETIAHVKGRRQFGARLADLGGVQAMIADMAVSIDAAALLVERAALAIDSGRPRTALESAMAKYRATETAQTVIDRAVQLRGGMGVVRGAAVERLYREVRALRIYEGASEVQKNIIAREILRGGGGA; encoded by the coding sequence TTGACTGACGACCGCGAGATCGACGAGCTGGGGAGAAAGGTCCGGGCCCTCGCGCTCCGCGCCGAAGGCATGGCCGAGCCGCGCACCCCCGCCGAGGAGGACGCGGAGGCGCGCCGCCTCGTGGCGCTCCTCGCCCGTGAAGGGCTCCTCGATCACGAGCGGCTGTCCAATCGCGCCGTCTGCGCGATCCGCGAGGCCCTCGCCTACCAGTCTGGGATCGCGGACGTCGCCTTCGTGATGCAGGGGCTGGGCTCCGGCGCGATCGCGAGAGCCGGCACGCTGGGGCAGAGAGCGGAGTATCTCCCCCACCTCGCCGGCGGCGCGTCGATCGCGGCCATCGCCCTCACCGAAGCGGGGGCCGGCTCGGATCTCACGCTCATCGCGACGCGCGCCCGCCGGGACGGCGACGCGTACGTCGTCGATGGGGACAAGACGCTCATCAGCAACGCCGGCCTCGCGGACGTCTACACCCTCTTCGCGCGGACGGCGGACGACCCGCGGGGCGGCCTGAGCGCCTTCATCGTGCGCGGGGACGACGCAGGGCTCCGCGTGACGGAGCGGTTCCAGGGCCTCGCCCCCCACCCGATCGGCTCTCTCGGCTTCACCGGATGCCGGATCCCGGCCGCCAGGCGCCTCGGGGACGAGGGGGACGGGTTCGCGATCGCGATGAAGGTCCTCGACTTCTACCGGCCGACGGTCGGGGCGGCCGCCGTCGGGATGGCGCGGCGCGCCCTCGACGAGACGATCGCGCACGTGAAGGGCCGCCGGCAGTTCGGCGCGCGCCTCGCGGATCTCGGCGGCGTGCAGGCGATGATCGCCGACATGGCCGTGTCGATCGACGCGGCCGCGCTCCTCGTCGAGCGGGCCGCCCTCGCGATCGACTCGGGGCGGCCGCGCACCGCCCTCGAGTCGGCGATGGCCAAGTACCGGGCGACCGAGACGGCGCAGACGGTCATCGATCGCGCGGTCCAGCTCCGCGGCGGGATGGGGGTGGTGAGAGGGGCCGCCGTCGAGAGGCTCTACCGCGAGGTCCGCGCGCTCCGGATCTACGAGGGGGCCTCCGAGGTCCAGAAGAACATCATCGCGCGCGAGATCCTGAGAGGCGGGGGCGGCGCGTGA
- a CDS encoding enoyl-CoA hydratase/isomerase family protein: MPGPKTFLYEESHRVARITLNRPDRRNSLTFEIYEELTATLKSPAARDAVRAVVLQGAGPGFCSGGDHDEIIAPLLAADAARHRAFTRLTCDLILAIRNLPKPVVAALHGATVGAGAVLAAASDIRIAADDLRLGFVFVKVGLSGADMGAAWLLPRLVGLGTATQWLLTGEIVDAPAARRAGFLHEIVHAENLPSRAMAWAEKLARGPARALAVTKRSLNLEASMDLETAMRHEAEAQAALMGEGAFAEGFRAFKEKREPDFD; encoded by the coding sequence ATGCCCGGGCCGAAGACGTTTCTCTATGAGGAGAGCCATCGGGTCGCGCGCATCACGCTCAATCGCCCGGACCGGCGGAACTCCCTGACGTTCGAGATCTACGAGGAGCTCACCGCCACACTGAAGTCGCCCGCGGCGCGCGACGCGGTCCGCGCCGTCGTCCTCCAGGGGGCGGGGCCCGGCTTCTGCTCGGGCGGCGATCACGACGAGATCATCGCCCCTCTTCTCGCGGCCGACGCCGCCCGGCACCGCGCCTTCACGCGCCTCACGTGCGATCTCATCCTCGCGATCCGGAATCTTCCCAAGCCCGTGGTCGCGGCGCTGCACGGCGCCACCGTGGGCGCCGGGGCCGTCCTCGCCGCAGCGTCCGACATCCGCATCGCCGCCGACGACCTGCGCCTCGGCTTCGTCTTCGTCAAGGTGGGCCTCTCCGGCGCCGACATGGGGGCGGCGTGGCTCCTGCCGCGCCTCGTCGGCCTCGGCACGGCGACGCAGTGGCTCCTCACGGGGGAGATCGTCGACGCCCCGGCCGCGCGACGGGCGGGGTTCCTCCACGAGATCGTCCACGCCGAGAACCTGCCGTCCCGCGCGATGGCCTGGGCCGAGAAGCTCGCGAGGGGACCGGCCCGCGCCCTCGCCGTGACCAAGCGTAGCCTGAACCTGGAGGCGTCGATGGACCTCGAGACCGCGATGCGCCACGAGGCCGAGGCGCAGGCGGCCCTCATGGGAGAGGGGGCGTTCGCCGAGGGGTTCCGCGCCTTCAAGGAGAAGAGGGAGCCTGATTTTGACTGA
- a CDS encoding SDR family NAD(P)-dependent oxidoreductase: MPIVAPPMTEGPVPPISTALVTGAGRGIGRAVATALARAGARVALVARTAAEIEAAAAEIRAGAGRDSALAFPCDVTNAEEVSRAVARAVAAFGEIDALVNAAGAAESAPHARTADDLVERMLRVNLYGPHHTMGSVLPSMTARRRGAVVSVASTAGVRGYAYTSAYTASKHALVGLTRAVAAEVAASGVRVNALCPGFVDTALLDRSVDAIVGKTGRSRDEVRAEMARMNASGRLLHPDEVAGAVMWLLAGAGAFLSGEAIVLEGLAPPDGPGEGLPIHSEALGAAAGYSQGMLFRAGRTLFVAGQVAWDRDHRLVGGADFAAQFDAALGNVLAVVREAGGGAGQIGRLRIYVADRAVYVASLKEVGRAYRRHMGAHYPAMALVEVRRLLEEGALVEIEAEAIL, translated from the coding sequence ATGCCGATCGTCGCCCCTCCCATGACGGAAGGCCCCGTTCCCCCGATCTCGACCGCGCTCGTCACGGGCGCCGGCCGCGGCATCGGCCGGGCCGTCGCCACCGCCCTCGCGCGCGCCGGCGCGCGCGTCGCGCTCGTGGCGCGGACCGCCGCGGAGATCGAGGCGGCCGCCGCGGAGATCCGCGCCGGGGCGGGCCGCGACTCGGCGCTCGCCTTCCCCTGCGACGTGACGAACGCGGAGGAGGTCTCCCGCGCCGTCGCCCGCGCCGTCGCGGCCTTCGGTGAGATCGACGCGCTCGTCAACGCGGCCGGGGCGGCCGAGAGCGCGCCGCACGCGCGGACGGCGGACGATCTCGTCGAGCGCATGCTCCGCGTCAACCTCTACGGCCCGCACCACACGATGGGATCCGTCCTTCCCTCGATGACGGCGCGGCGCCGCGGCGCCGTCGTCAGCGTCGCCTCCACCGCCGGCGTGCGCGGCTACGCCTACACCTCGGCGTACACGGCGAGCAAGCACGCGCTCGTCGGCCTGACGCGCGCCGTGGCGGCCGAGGTGGCCGCCTCCGGCGTGCGGGTCAACGCCCTCTGCCCCGGCTTCGTCGACACGGCGCTCCTCGATCGCAGCGTCGACGCGATCGTCGGGAAGACCGGCCGCTCCCGCGACGAGGTCCGCGCGGAGATGGCGAGGATGAACGCCTCGGGACGGCTGCTTCACCCCGACGAGGTCGCCGGCGCCGTGATGTGGCTCCTCGCGGGGGCGGGGGCGTTCCTCAGCGGCGAGGCGATCGTCCTCGAGGGGCTCGCCCCTCCGGATGGGCCCGGCGAGGGGCTGCCGATCCACTCCGAGGCGCTGGGAGCGGCCGCAGGGTACAGCCAGGGGATGCTCTTCCGCGCGGGGCGGACCCTCTTCGTCGCCGGGCAGGTGGCCTGGGACCGGGATCACCGCCTCGTCGGCGGCGCCGACTTCGCCGCCCAGTTCGACGCCGCGCTCGGCAACGTCCTCGCCGTCGTGCGCGAGGCGGGGGGAGGCGCCGGGCAGATCGGGAGGCTCCGGATCTACGTCGCAGACCGCGCGGTGTACGTCGCTTCGCTGAAGGAGGTCGGCCGCGCGTACCGGCGGCACATGGGAGCGCACTATCCCGCCATGGCGCTCGTCGAGGTGCGCCGCCTGCTCGAGGAGGGAGCCCTCGTGGAAATCGAGGCCGAGGCGATCCTGTGA
- a CDS encoding response regulator gives MRILIADDDRASRLVLERTLAGWGHDVVVTEDGASALDRLSAPDAPRLAILDWMMPGMDGGEVCRRLRDRGDTPYIYLILLTGRDGKDDVAEGLATGADDYVTKPFHAAELRGRVRAGGRILDLEAALIERMRELRAAGEHVRQLQGLLPICMHCRRIRDDGDTWKKLESYIEQHTGALFSHSLCNDCLAAHYPDVDARMKSRV, from the coding sequence ATGCGCATCCTCATCGCCGACGACGATCGCGCCTCCCGCCTCGTGCTCGAGAGGACCCTCGCGGGATGGGGCCACGACGTCGTCGTGACGGAGGACGGGGCCTCGGCGCTGGATCGGCTCTCGGCCCCCGACGCGCCGCGCCTCGCCATCCTCGACTGGATGATGCCGGGGATGGACGGCGGAGAGGTCTGCCGCCGCCTCCGGGATCGGGGCGACACCCCCTACATCTATCTCATCCTCCTCACCGGGAGGGACGGCAAGGACGACGTCGCCGAGGGGCTGGCGACGGGCGCCGACGACTACGTGACGAAGCCCTTCCATGCGGCAGAGCTCCGGGGACGCGTCCGCGCCGGCGGCCGGATCCTCGACCTCGAGGCGGCCCTGATCGAGAGGATGCGGGAGCTCCGCGCCGCGGGAGAGCACGTCCGCCAGCTCCAGGGGCTCCTCCCCATCTGCATGCACTGCCGCCGCATCCGGGACGACGGCGACACGTGGAAGAAGCTCGAGAGCTACATCGAGCAGCACACGGGGGCCCTCTTCAGCCACTCGCTCTGCAACGACTGCCTCGCCGCGCACTACCCCGACGTCGACGCCCGCATGAAGTCCAGGGTTTGA
- a CDS encoding SDR family oxidoreductase gives MRVVLVSGCSTGIGRCLADRFAALGDTVVAGARNPCTLEDLAARHPGRLHPIAWDVADEEATRGAVASTIARFGRIDVLINNAGYGQMGPLVELSRDAWRRQLETNVVGLADAAAMAARLPGGMIERRAGRIVNIGSIVGRVSIPFGGAYAATKHAVEAISDALRMELAPFGVDVVLVEPGPIETAFTATAGGSMTEILARRDSPYEYLRDVLAERASSGRPMSMSADDCAGAIVRAVTRRRPPTRLRVTGLASLMFWLRRLLPDRAIDSILKPRFGLSGRAPR, from the coding sequence ATGCGCGTCGTGCTCGTCTCGGGGTGCTCCACGGGCATCGGCCGGTGCCTCGCCGATCGTTTCGCGGCCCTCGGCGACACCGTCGTCGCGGGGGCGCGCAACCCGTGCACGCTCGAGGACCTCGCGGCGCGCCACCCCGGGCGGCTGCACCCGATCGCGTGGGACGTCGCCGACGAAGAGGCGACGCGCGGCGCGGTCGCCTCGACGATCGCGCGGTTCGGCCGCATCGACGTGCTGATCAACAACGCCGGCTACGGCCAGATGGGGCCCCTCGTCGAGCTCTCGCGCGACGCATGGCGCCGGCAGCTCGAGACGAACGTCGTCGGCCTCGCCGACGCGGCGGCGATGGCGGCCCGCCTCCCCGGCGGCATGATCGAGCGCCGAGCGGGGCGCATCGTCAACATCGGATCGATCGTCGGGCGCGTCAGCATCCCCTTTGGCGGCGCCTACGCCGCGACCAAGCACGCCGTCGAGGCGATCTCCGACGCCCTCCGGATGGAGCTCGCGCCCTTCGGCGTCGACGTCGTCCTCGTGGAGCCGGGCCCCATCGAGACGGCCTTCACCGCCACCGCGGGGGGATCCATGACGGAGATCCTCGCCCGGCGCGACAGCCCGTACGAGTACCTTCGAGACGTGCTCGCCGAGAGGGCCTCAAGCGGCCGGCCGATGTCGATGTCGGCCGACGACTGCGCCGGCGCGATCGTGCGCGCCGTCACGAGGCGCCGCCCTCCCACGCGACTCCGCGTCACCGGCCTCGCCTCCCTGATGTTCTGGCTGCGCCGGTTACTCCCCGACCGGGCGATCGATTCGATCCTCAAGCCCCGGTTCGGCCTCTCGGGCCGGGCGCCCCGCTAG
- a CDS encoding S9 family peptidase yields MRETIVVSLVFAVIGVAGAPAIAASPSPWRWTPEAIVDTVAVTGVTISPDGSSVAFTRSRWRTDDAKPGPAWASLWRVPFGGGEAQRLTTADAEDTRPRWSPEGGRLAFMSKRGTGDAARTRVYILPLAGGEAAPLTDEKAEITAFEWSPDGKSIACLAVDRKSESREREEKAGNDARVADQNLLPRRLWIWDVLTGKGEKLDSLGDLSAWEFDWAPDSTALVATVTDLNRTDDAYLKKRIAILPRAGARRELVPEVGKIAEVAWSRDGKTIAWLSGVDASDPWTGSLFVVPASGGAPRNLTGAREESSTSISWRADGKINVTSARGTRSVVSIVDPVAGAWQDVVGAGVAAFSSSTWSADGSRFALAAATAASPTDVWSGSLRPAASPHPIARSNPQLDPLPVGAQETIRYRAKDGVEIEAVLIRPVAFVDGRRYPLVVIAHGGPESYYLDAWQNAWSHPGQALAERGYLVLFPNYRGSTGRGVAFAKSDQRDLGGVEFTDVLDGVDFLASKGWADPKRVGITGGSYGGYFTALGVTRWSDRFAAGVDMFGITSWESYLGVSDIPVENSSVHWDLWCYENAALCRERSPLGNLDRAATPTLILQGTDDERVPKSQSDELYAALRWKKVPVEYVAYPREGHGFRERWHRLDAVTRLMAWMDRYVAGGEAR; encoded by the coding sequence ATGAGAGAAACAATCGTCGTCTCGCTCGTCTTCGCCGTCATCGGCGTGGCCGGGGCCCCCGCGATCGCCGCCTCCCCGTCGCCGTGGAGGTGGACCCCCGAGGCGATCGTCGACACGGTCGCCGTCACGGGCGTGACGATCTCCCCCGATGGATCGAGCGTCGCCTTCACGCGCTCGCGATGGCGGACCGACGACGCGAAGCCGGGCCCGGCGTGGGCCAGCCTCTGGCGCGTGCCGTTCGGCGGAGGCGAGGCCCAGCGCCTCACGACCGCGGACGCCGAGGACACCCGTCCCCGCTGGTCCCCCGAGGGAGGGCGCCTCGCCTTCATGTCGAAGCGCGGGACGGGGGACGCCGCGAGGACGCGCGTGTACATCCTCCCGCTCGCGGGAGGAGAGGCGGCGCCGCTGACCGACGAGAAGGCCGAGATCACCGCCTTCGAGTGGTCCCCCGACGGCAAGTCGATCGCCTGCCTCGCCGTGGATCGCAAGAGCGAATCGCGCGAGCGGGAGGAGAAGGCGGGGAACGACGCCCGCGTCGCCGATCAGAATCTCCTCCCGAGGAGGCTCTGGATCTGGGACGTCCTCACGGGGAAAGGGGAGAAGCTCGACAGCCTCGGCGACCTCTCGGCGTGGGAGTTCGACTGGGCGCCCGACTCGACGGCGCTCGTCGCGACGGTCACGGACCTGAACCGGACGGACGACGCGTACCTGAAGAAACGGATCGCGATCCTTCCCCGGGCGGGCGCGAGGCGCGAGCTGGTGCCGGAGGTGGGGAAGATCGCCGAGGTCGCCTGGTCGCGGGACGGGAAGACGATCGCGTGGCTCTCGGGCGTGGACGCGTCGGATCCGTGGACGGGGAGCCTCTTCGTCGTCCCGGCCTCGGGGGGCGCTCCGCGCAACCTCACCGGCGCCCGCGAGGAGTCCTCGACGTCCATCTCCTGGCGCGCCGATGGAAAAATCAACGTGACGAGCGCGCGGGGCACGCGGAGCGTCGTGTCGATCGTCGACCCGGTGGCGGGCGCGTGGCAGGACGTGGTCGGCGCCGGCGTCGCCGCCTTCAGCTCCTCGACGTGGTCCGCCGACGGGAGCCGATTCGCCCTCGCCGCGGCGACGGCGGCGTCGCCCACCGACGTCTGGTCGGGATCGCTGCGCCCGGCCGCCTCGCCGCACCCGATCGCGAGGTCGAACCCCCAGCTCGACCCGCTCCCCGTCGGGGCGCAGGAGACGATCCGCTACCGCGCGAAGGACGGCGTCGAGATCGAGGCGGTACTGATCCGCCCGGTGGCTTTCGTGGATGGGCGGCGCTACCCGCTCGTCGTGATCGCGCACGGCGGCCCCGAGTCGTACTACCTCGACGCGTGGCAGAACGCCTGGTCGCATCCGGGGCAGGCGCTCGCGGAGCGCGGGTACCTCGTCCTCTTCCCGAACTACCGCGGCTCGACGGGTCGCGGGGTCGCCTTCGCGAAGTCCGACCAAAGAGACCTGGGTGGGGTGGAGTTCACCGACGTTCTCGACGGCGTCGACTTCCTCGCGTCGAAGGGGTGGGCGGATCCGAAGCGCGTCGGCATCACCGGAGGATCCTACGGCGGCTACTTCACCGCGCTCGGCGTGACGCGCTGGTCGGACCGCTTCGCCGCCGGCGTGGACATGTTCGGCATCACGAGCTGGGAGTCATACCTCGGCGTCTCGGACATCCCCGTGGAGAACTCGAGCGTGCACTGGGACCTCTGGTGCTACGAGAACGCCGCGCTCTGCCGCGAACGGTCCCCCCTCGGCAACCTCGATCGCGCCGCGACGCCGACGCTGATACTCCAGGGGACCGACGACGAGCGCGTCCCGAAGTCGCAGAGCGACGAGCTGTACGCCGCGCTCCGGTGGAAGAAGGTCCCGGTCGAGTACGTCGCCTACCCGCGCGAGGGGCACGGCTTCCGCGAGCGGTGGCACCGCCTCGACGCCGTCACGCGCCTCATGGCGTGGATGGACAGGTACGTGGCCGGGGGCGAGGCCCGATGA
- the rfbC gene encoding dTDP-4-dehydrorhamnose 3,5-epimerase, with translation MRITPTDLRDVLIVDPDVFRDARGFFLETFHERKYREGGIDARFVQDNHSRSTRGTLRGLHAQRAHPQGKLIRVIEGEIFDVAVDIRRSSPTFRRWIGVTLSAENFRQCWVPPGFAHGFCVVSDVAEVEYKCTDFYDAADEIGFLWNDPDVGVVWPVAEPILSAKDTVAPRLSQILEKLPR, from the coding sequence ATGAGGATCACGCCGACCGACCTCCGGGACGTCCTGATCGTCGACCCCGACGTCTTCCGCGACGCGCGCGGCTTCTTCCTCGAGACCTTCCACGAGCGCAAGTACCGCGAGGGGGGGATCGACGCCCGGTTCGTGCAGGACAACCACTCCCGCTCCACGCGGGGGACCCTCCGCGGCCTTCACGCGCAGCGCGCGCACCCGCAGGGGAAGCTGATCCGCGTGATCGAAGGGGAGATCTTCGACGTCGCGGTGGACATCCGGCGCTCGTCGCCGACCTTCAGGCGGTGGATCGGAGTCACGCTCTCCGCCGAAAACTTCCGGCAGTGCTGGGTGCCGCCGGGCTTCGCCCACGGCTTCTGCGTGGTGAGCGACGTCGCGGAGGTCGAGTACAAGTGCACCGACTTCTACGACGCGGCCGACGAGATCGGCTTCCTGTGGAACGATCCCGACGTGGGAGTCGTCTGGCCGGTGGCGGAGCCGATTCTCTCGGCGAAGGACACCGTCGCGCCGCGCCTGTCTCAGATCCTGGAGAAGCTCCCGCGGTGA
- a CDS encoding carboxypeptidase regulatory-like domain-containing protein: MRVPVYFASALCLLLLALAPAAAINAGHVQGRIFDDSGHPIRGAVVTISGDRAVGVWDCETDESGFYRIAGLPATTELKLKVVAPERATVERSGYSVRADETVHLNFRLRPKGVYATLVITDPRVPYHKTALAGARETLPAGVRVFEATERTPDVVRRLNRALGARPDGVLAIGSLAAHLARETIFDIPVVYTMVLDPEKEDLKADNMCGVQSNGAFSEQLDVLERMAPKAKRIGTLFDPSRLDGVVRQLRTEAEDAGFSLEVRAVHERGDVKERLRSLADSGIDAFILLLDPGLFTMDVFSEVRAFTQERGIIFIVPDGAMVRSGATFSYAPGFRELGAYAGRLLTNVLKREATVADIGVIFPRTRYFAVNPVDVERFGLTVPPNVNPAALEMPRTIVSPEN; the protein is encoded by the coding sequence ATGCGAGTCCCTGTCTATTTCGCCTCCGCCCTCTGCCTCCTTCTCCTGGCCCTCGCACCGGCTGCCGCCATCAACGCGGGCCACGTCCAGGGGCGCATCTTCGACGATTCCGGCCACCCCATCCGCGGCGCCGTCGTCACCATCAGCGGCGACCGGGCCGTCGGGGTCTGGGACTGCGAGACCGACGAGAGCGGCTTCTACCGGATCGCGGGACTCCCCGCCACGACCGAGCTGAAGCTGAAGGTCGTCGCCCCCGAGCGCGCCACCGTCGAGCGCAGCGGCTACTCCGTCCGCGCCGACGAGACGGTGCACCTCAACTTCCGGCTGAGGCCGAAGGGGGTCTACGCCACCCTCGTCATCACCGATCCGCGCGTCCCGTACCACAAGACCGCGCTCGCCGGCGCGCGAGAGACCCTCCCCGCGGGAGTGCGCGTCTTCGAGGCGACCGAGCGCACTCCGGACGTCGTGCGCCGCCTGAACCGCGCCCTCGGCGCGCGCCCCGACGGCGTGCTGGCGATCGGATCGCTCGCGGCCCATCTCGCCCGCGAGACGATCTTCGACATCCCGGTCGTCTACACGATGGTCCTCGATCCCGAGAAAGAGGATCTCAAGGCCGACAACATGTGCGGCGTGCAGTCGAACGGAGCCTTCTCCGAGCAGCTCGACGTCCTCGAGCGGATGGCGCCGAAGGCGAAGCGGATCGGCACGCTCTTCGATCCCTCCCGCCTCGACGGCGTGGTGAGGCAGCTCCGCACCGAGGCCGAGGACGCGGGGTTCTCCCTCGAGGTGCGAGCGGTCCACGAGCGCGGCGACGTGAAGGAGCGCCTGCGGTCGCTCGCAGACTCCGGCATCGACGCGTTCATCCTTCTCCTCGACCCGGGCCTCTTCACGATGGACGTCTTCAGCGAAGTGCGCGCTTTCACGCAAGAGCGGGGCATCATCTTTATTGTTCCCGACGGCGCCATGGTCCGGTCGGGGGCGACCTTCTCGTACGCCCCGGGCTTCCGCGAGCTGGGCGCCTACGCGGGCCGGCTCCTGACGAACGTCCTGAAGCGCGAGGCGACCGTGGCGGACATCGGCGTCATCTTCCCGAGGACCCGTTACTTCGCGGTGAACCCGGTCGACGTCGAGCGCTTCGGGCTCACGGTCCCGCCGAACGTGAACCCCGCGGCTCTCGAGATGCCCCGCACGATCGTGAGCCCCGAGAACTGA
- the hslV gene encoding ATP-dependent protease subunit HslV, whose protein sequence is MVKRLDIRSTTVLAVRRDGRTAIAGDGQVTVQNVVFKHGARKVRKIHRDSVLTGFAGSAADAFALFSRFEAKLEEHRGNLERAAVELVKDWRLDRALRRLEALLIAANTDHVYILSGTGDLIEPDDGVAAIGSGGGYALAAARAMLRHTALPAAEIAREAMKIAGTMDIYTNDNISVEEL, encoded by the coding sequence ATGGTCAAACGGCTGGACATCCGGAGCACGACGGTCCTCGCGGTTCGCCGCGACGGCCGGACCGCGATCGCGGGCGACGGGCAGGTGACCGTCCAGAACGTCGTCTTCAAGCACGGCGCCCGCAAGGTGCGGAAGATCCACCGCGACTCCGTCCTGACCGGGTTCGCGGGCTCCGCGGCCGACGCCTTCGCCCTCTTCTCCCGCTTCGAGGCCAAGCTCGAGGAGCATCGAGGGAATCTGGAGCGGGCGGCGGTCGAGCTGGTGAAGGACTGGCGCCTCGACCGCGCCCTCCGGAGGCTCGAGGCGCTCCTCATCGCGGCCAACACCGACCACGTCTACATCCTCTCGGGGACGGGCGACCTCATCGAGCCCGACGACGGCGTCGCGGCGATCGGCTCGGGAGGGGGCTACGCGCTCGCCGCGGCGCGCGCGATGCTCCGTCACACGGCGCTGCCCGCCGCGGAGATCGCCCGCGAGGCGATGAAGATCGCCGGCACGATGGACATCTACACCAACGACAACATCTCCGTCGAGGAGCTATGA
- the hslU gene encoding ATP-dependent protease ATPase subunit HslU, translating into MKTLAAPEVTDAGLTPRAIVQELDKHIVGQSRAKRAVAIALRNRIRRQRLAPELAEEIAPKNIIMIGPTGVGKTEIARRLARLTRSPFLKIEASKFTEVGYVGRDVESMVRDITELAVDMVRQEKVGEIRQRARARVEERLLSELTPKDGDGAATPAEMVEARERLRDELKKGLLDDRVIEVDVRERPNQGLKIFSNAGMEEMNINLQSMMPGLFPGKTKTRRMTVEEAREHFLREEEDRLVDQDEVAKIALRRVEQSGIIFLDEIDKIAGREGSQGPDVSREGVQRDLLPIIEGTTVSTKHGMVRTDHILFIASGAFHVSKPSDLIPELQGRFPIRVELDALTRDDFIRILTQPESSLVKQYTALMDIEGVELRFTPEAVGAVADYAATVNDRMENIGARRLHTIMEKLLDDILFEGADLPSKTQVIDAAYVHRMLADIVKDQDLSKYIL; encoded by the coding sequence ATGAAGACGCTCGCCGCTCCCGAGGTGACCGACGCGGGCCTCACGCCGCGCGCCATCGTCCAGGAGCTCGACAAGCACATCGTCGGCCAGTCCCGCGCCAAGCGCGCCGTCGCGATCGCGCTCCGGAACCGCATCCGCCGCCAGCGGCTCGCGCCGGAGCTCGCCGAGGAGATCGCCCCGAAGAACATCATCATGATCGGGCCGACCGGCGTCGGGAAGACCGAGATCGCGCGCCGTCTCGCGCGCCTCACGCGCTCGCCGTTCCTCAAGATCGAGGCGTCCAAGTTCACCGAGGTCGGGTACGTCGGGCGCGACGTCGAATCGATGGTCCGCGACATCACCGAGTTGGCCGTCGACATGGTCCGGCAGGAGAAGGTGGGGGAGATCCGCCAGCGCGCCCGGGCGCGCGTCGAGGAGCGCCTGCTGTCCGAGCTCACCCCGAAGGACGGGGACGGCGCGGCGACTCCGGCCGAGATGGTCGAGGCGCGCGAGAGGCTGCGCGACGAGCTGAAGAAAGGGCTCCTCGACGACCGCGTCATCGAGGTGGACGTCCGGGAGCGCCCGAACCAGGGGCTCAAGATTTTCTCGAACGCGGGGATGGAGGAGATGAACATCAACCTCCAGTCGATGATGCCCGGCCTCTTCCCGGGGAAAACGAAGACGCGCCGCATGACGGTCGAGGAGGCGCGCGAGCACTTCCTGCGGGAGGAAGAAGACCGGCTGGTCGATCAGGACGAGGTCGCGAAGATCGCGCTCCGCCGCGTCGAGCAGTCGGGGATCATCTTCCTGGACGAGATCGACAAGATCGCAGGCCGCGAGGGGAGCCAGGGCCCCGACGTCTCCCGCGAGGGGGTTCAGCGCGATCTCCTCCCGATCATCGAGGGGACGACGGTCAGCACGAAGCACGGGATGGTGCGGACCGATCACATCCTGTTCATCGCCTCGGGGGCCTTCCACGTCAGCAAGCCCTCGGACCTCATCCCGGAGCTGCAGGGGAGATTTCCCATCCGCGTGGAGCTCGATGCGCTGACGCGCGACGATTTCATCCGCATCCTCACGCAGCCGGAGAGCTCCCTCGTCAAGCAGTACACGGCCCTCATGGACATCGAAGGGGTCGAGCTGCGCTTCACCCCCGAGGCGGTCGGCGCCGTCGCCGACTACGCCGCGACGGTGAACGACCGGATGGAGAACATCGGCGCGCGACGTCTTCACACGATCATGGAGAAGCTCCTCGACGACATCCTCTTCGAGGGGGCCGATCTCCCGTCGAAGACCCAGGTGATCGACGCCGCGTACGTCCACCGGATGCTCGCGGACATCGTGAAGGACCAGGACCTCAGCAAGTACATCCTGTGA